The Rattus rattus isolate New Zealand chromosome 1, Rrattus_CSIRO_v1, whole genome shotgun sequence genome includes a region encoding these proteins:
- the Sla gene encoding src-like-adapter isoform X3 yields the protein MGNSMKSTPAPLERPLSNTEGLESDFLAVLNDYPSPDISPPIFRRGEKLRVISDEGGWWKAISLSTGRESYIPGICVARVYHGWLFEGLGRDKAEELLQLPDTKIGSFMIRESETKKGFYSLSVKHRQVKHYRIFRLPNNWYYISPRLTFQCLEDLVTHYSEVADGLCCVLTTPCLAQNTPAPTAQPSPCTSPGSPVTLRQKTFDWKRVSSLQEGPEGAENPFRVDESLFSYGLRESIASYLSLTGDDSSNFDRKKKSLSLIYSGSKRKSSLFSAPQYFED from the exons atggggaacAGCATGAAATCCACACCTGCACCTTTGGAGAGACCACTATCCAACACTGAGG GACTTGAAAGTGACTTTCTGGCTGTGCTGAATGACTACCCGTCTCCTGACATCAGCCCCCCAATATTCCGGAGGGGAGAGAAACTGCGTGTGATTTCTGA TGAAGGGGGCTGGTGGAAAGCCATTTCTCTCAGCACTGGCCGGGAAAGTTACATTCCAGGGATATGTGTGGCCAGAGTGTATCATGG CTGGCTGTTTGAAGGGCTGGGCAGGGACAAGGCTGAAGAACTGCTACAGCTGCCAGACACAAAGATTGGTAGCTTCATGATTCGAGAGAGTGAAACAAAGAAAg GTTTCTACTCGCTGTCAGTAAAGCACAGACAGGTGAAGCATTACCGCATCTTCCGCCTGCCCAACAACTGGTACTACATCTCACCAAGGCTCACCTTCCAGTGCCTGGAAGACCTGGTGACTCATTATTCTG AGGTGGCTGATGGTCTATGCTGTGTGCTTACCACACCCTGCCTGGCACAgaacacacctgctccaacagcTCAGCCATCACCTTGCACCAGTCCTGGTTCACCTGTCACCTTGCGCCAGAAGACCTTTGACTGGAAGAGGGTATCCag TTTGCAGGAAGGTCCAGAGGGAGCAGAGAACCCATTCAGAGTGGACGAATCCCTTTTCAGCTATGGTCTTCGGGAAAGCATCGCATCCTACCTGTCCCTGACAGGGGATGACAGCAGCAACTTCGACCGGAAGAAGAAGAGTCTCTCCTTAATATACAGTGGGAGCAAACGCAAGAGTTCCCTTTTTTCAGCACCCCAATACTTTGAAGATTAA
- the Sla gene encoding src-like-adapter isoform X2 — protein MLCRLPVPSTSRGEKEMGNSMKSTPAPLERPLSNTEGLESDFLAVLNDYPSPDISPPIFRRGEKLRVISDEGGWWKAISLSTGRESYIPGICVARVYHGWLFEGLGRDKAEELLQLPDTKIGSFMIRESETKKGFYSLSVKHRQVKHYRIFRLPNNWYYISPRLTFQCLEDLVTHYSEVADGLCCVLTTPCLAQNTPAPTAQPSPCTSPGSPVTLRQKTFDWKRVSSLQEGPEGAENPFRVDESLFSYGLRESIASYLSLTGDDSSNFDRKKKSLSLIYSGSKRKSSLFSAPQYFED, from the exons GCTTCCAGTACCTTCCACATCTcgaggagagaaagagatggggaacAGCATGAAATCCACACCTGCACCTTTGGAGAGACCACTATCCAACACTGAGG GACTTGAAAGTGACTTTCTGGCTGTGCTGAATGACTACCCGTCTCCTGACATCAGCCCCCCAATATTCCGGAGGGGAGAGAAACTGCGTGTGATTTCTGA TGAAGGGGGCTGGTGGAAAGCCATTTCTCTCAGCACTGGCCGGGAAAGTTACATTCCAGGGATATGTGTGGCCAGAGTGTATCATGG CTGGCTGTTTGAAGGGCTGGGCAGGGACAAGGCTGAAGAACTGCTACAGCTGCCAGACACAAAGATTGGTAGCTTCATGATTCGAGAGAGTGAAACAAAGAAAg GTTTCTACTCGCTGTCAGTAAAGCACAGACAGGTGAAGCATTACCGCATCTTCCGCCTGCCCAACAACTGGTACTACATCTCACCAAGGCTCACCTTCCAGTGCCTGGAAGACCTGGTGACTCATTATTCTG AGGTGGCTGATGGTCTATGCTGTGTGCTTACCACACCCTGCCTGGCACAgaacacacctgctccaacagcTCAGCCATCACCTTGCACCAGTCCTGGTTCACCTGTCACCTTGCGCCAGAAGACCTTTGACTGGAAGAGGGTATCCag TTTGCAGGAAGGTCCAGAGGGAGCAGAGAACCCATTCAGAGTGGACGAATCCCTTTTCAGCTATGGTCTTCGGGAAAGCATCGCATCCTACCTGTCCCTGACAGGGGATGACAGCAGCAACTTCGACCGGAAGAAGAAGAGTCTCTCCTTAATATACAGTGGGAGCAAACGCAAGAGTTCCCTTTTTTCAGCACCCCAATACTTTGAAGATTAA
- the Sla gene encoding src-like-adapter isoform X1: MRSELGHSPLRELWVRFTLRVCLFYCRLPVPSTSRGEKEMGNSMKSTPAPLERPLSNTEGLESDFLAVLNDYPSPDISPPIFRRGEKLRVISDEGGWWKAISLSTGRESYIPGICVARVYHGWLFEGLGRDKAEELLQLPDTKIGSFMIRESETKKGFYSLSVKHRQVKHYRIFRLPNNWYYISPRLTFQCLEDLVTHYSEVADGLCCVLTTPCLAQNTPAPTAQPSPCTSPGSPVTLRQKTFDWKRVSSLQEGPEGAENPFRVDESLFSYGLRESIASYLSLTGDDSSNFDRKKKSLSLIYSGSKRKSSLFSAPQYFED; encoded by the exons ATGCGCTCTGAACTAGGTCACTCTCCACTCAGGGAGCTGTGGGTGCGCTTCACTCTGCGTGTGTGTCTCTTTTACTGCAGGCTTCCAGTACCTTCCACATCTcgaggagagaaagagatggggaacAGCATGAAATCCACACCTGCACCTTTGGAGAGACCACTATCCAACACTGAGG GACTTGAAAGTGACTTTCTGGCTGTGCTGAATGACTACCCGTCTCCTGACATCAGCCCCCCAATATTCCGGAGGGGAGAGAAACTGCGTGTGATTTCTGA TGAAGGGGGCTGGTGGAAAGCCATTTCTCTCAGCACTGGCCGGGAAAGTTACATTCCAGGGATATGTGTGGCCAGAGTGTATCATGG CTGGCTGTTTGAAGGGCTGGGCAGGGACAAGGCTGAAGAACTGCTACAGCTGCCAGACACAAAGATTGGTAGCTTCATGATTCGAGAGAGTGAAACAAAGAAAg GTTTCTACTCGCTGTCAGTAAAGCACAGACAGGTGAAGCATTACCGCATCTTCCGCCTGCCCAACAACTGGTACTACATCTCACCAAGGCTCACCTTCCAGTGCCTGGAAGACCTGGTGACTCATTATTCTG AGGTGGCTGATGGTCTATGCTGTGTGCTTACCACACCCTGCCTGGCACAgaacacacctgctccaacagcTCAGCCATCACCTTGCACCAGTCCTGGTTCACCTGTCACCTTGCGCCAGAAGACCTTTGACTGGAAGAGGGTATCCag TTTGCAGGAAGGTCCAGAGGGAGCAGAGAACCCATTCAGAGTGGACGAATCCCTTTTCAGCTATGGTCTTCGGGAAAGCATCGCATCCTACCTGTCCCTGACAGGGGATGACAGCAGCAACTTCGACCGGAAGAAGAAGAGTCTCTCCTTAATATACAGTGGGAGCAAACGCAAGAGTTCCCTTTTTTCAGCACCCCAATACTTTGAAGATTAA